From the Oleiphilus messinensis genome, one window contains:
- a CDS encoding nucleoside-diphosphate sugar epimerase/dehydratase gives MLKRLLKLPRYQKRFVSILADILFLPFALWSAFSLRLEEFYIPSDHNIYIVGAITVFSTVLVFTRLGLYRAVIRFMSNHAMIAVISGVTLSALVLVFISFIFAAPVPLSVPIIYCCLAMIFVGGTRMLMRSVFHKNDVKSKTKVVIYGAGKSGLQLSSVLFHGNELEPIAFVDDDRRKQGSILNGINVYSPEELPQVLSKYSVTNILLALGQAPRSQRSLIIRFLETYPVKVQTIPDINEIVKGKARIEEIREVEIEDLLGRDSVAPDTKLLAECISGKSVMVTGAGGSIGSELCRQIVKLKPSKLILFESSEYALYQIEQELSCYADKTGDTLALHAILGSVQKQDRIEAVMNSFKVDTVYHAAAYKHVPLVEQNIIEGTRNNVFGTWYCAEAAINAKVETFVLISSDKAVRPTNVMGASKRLSELILQGLAQRQKGTRFCMVRFGNVLGSSGSVVPLFRKQIREGGPVTVTHENITRYFMTVQEAAELVLQAGSMGEGGDVFVLDMGKSVRIAELAKKLIHLMGMEVKDEANPAGDIEIKYSGLRPGEKLYEELLIGDNVSSTNHPGIRKAIEHCLPWEEVAKSLQRLDHACQSFDCQAVLNEMLKAPLGYAPSSEVNDLVWQQDHPFDQAQSIRRSANEEIEPAGHVVVAISDKAPINLPSF, from the coding sequence GTGTTAAAAAGACTGCTAAAATTGCCTCGCTACCAAAAGCGCTTTGTGTCCATTTTGGCTGATATTCTTTTTCTCCCTTTCGCGCTGTGGTCGGCTTTCAGTCTTCGGCTTGAAGAATTTTATATTCCATCTGACCACAACATTTATATCGTCGGTGCAATAACGGTATTCTCAACGGTTCTTGTTTTTACTCGACTCGGTCTTTATCGCGCAGTCATCCGGTTTATGAGCAATCATGCGATGATCGCGGTTATCTCCGGCGTTACCTTGTCTGCCTTGGTTCTGGTTTTTATTTCCTTCATTTTTGCCGCCCCCGTCCCGCTCTCTGTGCCGATAATCTATTGCTGTCTGGCCATGATATTTGTGGGCGGTACCCGCATGCTGATGCGTTCGGTTTTTCACAAAAATGACGTCAAATCAAAAACAAAAGTTGTCATCTACGGGGCAGGAAAATCCGGGCTTCAACTGAGTTCTGTTTTATTCCACGGGAATGAGCTGGAGCCGATCGCATTCGTTGATGATGATCGGCGAAAGCAAGGCAGCATATTAAATGGTATTAATGTCTATTCCCCCGAGGAACTTCCACAGGTCTTGTCAAAGTATTCCGTCACCAACATACTGTTGGCGCTCGGACAAGCACCACGATCCCAGCGAAGTTTAATTATACGGTTTCTGGAAACCTATCCAGTCAAAGTGCAAACCATCCCGGACATTAACGAGATCGTGAAAGGCAAAGCCAGAATCGAAGAAATCCGGGAAGTGGAAATTGAAGATTTGCTGGGAAGAGACTCCGTAGCCCCTGACACCAAGCTGTTGGCTGAATGTATTTCGGGAAAATCGGTGATGGTAACCGGAGCCGGTGGTTCTATCGGTTCTGAATTGTGCCGTCAGATCGTCAAACTCAAACCAAGCAAGCTCATATTGTTCGAATCATCTGAATACGCACTGTATCAGATCGAACAGGAACTATCCTGTTACGCCGATAAAACCGGTGATACGCTGGCACTGCACGCCATCTTGGGGTCCGTGCAAAAACAGGATCGTATTGAAGCGGTAATGAATAGTTTCAAGGTCGATACCGTATATCATGCTGCGGCCTATAAACATGTGCCACTGGTTGAGCAGAATATCATTGAGGGTACCCGCAACAATGTTTTTGGCACCTGGTATTGCGCGGAAGCGGCAATCAATGCCAAAGTTGAAACGTTTGTTCTGATTTCTTCCGATAAAGCGGTACGGCCCACCAATGTGATGGGGGCATCCAAAAGATTGTCTGAATTGATTCTTCAAGGACTGGCCCAACGACAAAAGGGTACTCGCTTCTGCATGGTTCGATTTGGTAATGTGCTGGGCTCTTCAGGTTCGGTTGTGCCGCTGTTCAGAAAGCAGATTAGAGAAGGTGGCCCAGTCACAGTAACCCATGAAAACATCACAAGATACTTTATGACAGTCCAGGAAGCCGCTGAACTGGTGCTCCAGGCTGGCTCGATGGGAGAAGGTGGAGATGTATTCGTTCTTGATATGGGCAAGAGTGTCCGTATCGCGGAGTTAGCTAAAAAGCTAATTCATTTAATGGGAATGGAAGTAAAGGATGAAGCCAATCCAGCTGGCGATATCGAAATCAAATACTCGGGATTGAGACCCGGGGAAAAATTATATGAAGAGCTGCTGATCGGTGACAACGTCAGTTCAACCAACCACCCCGGCATCAGGAAGGCCATTGAACATTGCCTGCCCTGGGAGGAGGTTGCCAAATCGTTGCAGCGCTTGGATCATGCCTGCCAGAGCTTTGATTGCCAGGCCGTATTGAATGAAATGTTAAAAGCACCCTTAGGGTATGCTCCTTCAAGCGAGGTGAATGATTTGGTCTGGCAGCAAGATCACCCATTTGATCAAGCTCAGTCCATCAGACGATCAGCCAATGAAGAAATAGAGCCAGCAGGGCATGTTGTAGTTGCGATATCGGATAAGGCACCGATCAACTTACCGAGCTTTTGA
- a CDS encoding adenylosuccinate synthetase produces the protein MRRSVVLDQIKAVEMVIDLGFGDSGKGVMVDYLCAQNPERSLVVRFSGGHQVGHTVWFEGKRHIFSHFGSGTFRGVPTYYTAQTTFFPPGMLMERQRLTEYNPVLYLDPQVMVTTPYDIAFNRALEQQNAHGSCGVGFGATVERHDDGVPLFAQDLQYAWVVQQKLNGIADYYQRRVSALEPKIQDAYRTELNGYEDDQYIDVCLEATQWIQVRRFDQCVCDVDRLVFEGSQGVLLDQSHGFFPHVTRSYTTSRNAFSFLEQFQVQAQQITLNYLTRCYQTRHGNGPMSSENNVVLVNNEHEANQHNFYQGAFRCGALDSALLNYALDCDRNYHPWPSVQNRLVISCLDQLPEFDIGKLLGELTVSFDEVMGNVSPYSESLGVIQSPRIK, from the coding sequence TTGAGGCGTAGCGTAGTTTTGGACCAGATCAAGGCGGTCGAAATGGTCATTGATTTAGGTTTTGGCGATTCAGGCAAGGGGGTGATGGTGGATTACTTGTGTGCTCAAAATCCCGAGCGCAGTCTGGTCGTGCGCTTCTCCGGTGGTCATCAGGTGGGGCACACGGTCTGGTTTGAGGGTAAGCGCCATATATTCAGCCACTTCGGTTCAGGCACATTTAGAGGTGTTCCGACGTATTACACTGCTCAAACCACATTTTTCCCACCCGGAATGTTGATGGAGCGGCAACGGCTCACAGAGTACAACCCGGTGTTGTATCTGGATCCGCAGGTCATGGTAACGACGCCTTATGATATCGCGTTCAATCGAGCACTCGAGCAACAGAATGCCCACGGCTCCTGCGGGGTGGGCTTCGGTGCTACCGTTGAACGCCATGATGATGGCGTCCCGTTGTTTGCTCAGGATTTACAGTACGCTTGGGTGGTACAGCAAAAGCTGAATGGTATTGCCGATTATTATCAGAGGCGGGTGAGTGCACTGGAGCCGAAAATACAGGATGCCTACCGGACAGAACTAAACGGTTATGAAGACGACCAATATATCGATGTCTGTCTGGAAGCGACCCAGTGGATTCAGGTACGGCGTTTTGATCAATGTGTCTGTGACGTTGACCGGCTAGTTTTCGAGGGCAGTCAAGGTGTATTGCTGGATCAGTCCCATGGCTTCTTTCCTCATGTTACCCGAAGCTACACAACCTCAAGAAATGCATTTTCGTTCCTGGAACAATTTCAGGTACAAGCGCAACAGATCACCCTAAATTACCTGACCCGTTGTTATCAAACCCGCCATGGCAATGGCCCGATGAGTTCGGAAAACAACGTTGTCTTGGTCAATAACGAGCATGAAGCCAATCAACACAATTTTTATCAGGGGGCATTTCGGTGTGGCGCACTGGATTCAGCACTGCTTAATTACGCACTGGACTGTGATCGCAATTATCATCCGTGGCCATCTGTGCAAAATCGGCTCGTCATCAGTTGCCTGGATCAATTGCCAGAGTTTGATATTGGTAAATTACTCGGTGAGCTTACGGTTTCATTTGATGAGGTGATGGGTAATGTTTCACCGTATTCTGAATCCCTGGGTGTAATACAAAGTCCACGTATCAAATGA
- a CDS encoding IS200/IS605 family accessory protein TnpB-related protein yields MDTPTKTLTFETRLDLIHEQDAALCQYAELWNQVKFRWFANLQKPKAQQLNRTQFMHEMGMPFSYRVFQGVQQSIKGLIQSYQTNRNNRLVTLDVKIKQLEKTLNKLKKRCDHVAKKGCPQQAKQLRNRLRQKEVKLRRWQQKLSALVAEKQENKTPICFGGRKLLKERQALETGSAIEGWKQRWHEARHREFLLVGSHDESWGCQNAQLSPSEQEDAYQLKLLVPHQLRATFGTTIHIDHLQFKHGKAAIAQAVWQNQVKKHDKSIKGQPLSFRFKRDKKGWRLLVSVEVAGPTEQAEWIDDDQGVIGVDVNPDHLAVVELDRNGNPLQHRTFDLPLHYKNDAQRAAIIGDAVRDLMDFAAQQGKAVVIEKLDFQQKKRQYQKQDHSQYARMLNAFAYGKIKDLIETQSIKRGIHLYHVNPAYTSLLGRMKYRDRHGFSDHHAAALVIGRRYYGFKEKPPKQLIGINAKGTVKTEHPPVRMALGDYQYYNKLQRWYQPLEKSLDFLSGWRHFRRVNRVSYSVEARLDGRPGMNPDLIQESTPLLSAHPAL; encoded by the coding sequence GTGGATACGCCAACGAAAACACTCACCTTTGAAACCCGGCTTGATTTGATTCATGAGCAGGATGCGGCATTGTGTCAATATGCCGAGCTGTGGAATCAAGTGAAGTTTCGTTGGTTTGCTAACTTACAAAAGCCTAAAGCCCAGCAATTGAATCGTACCCAGTTTATGCATGAAATGGGGATGCCGTTCAGCTATCGGGTGTTTCAAGGCGTCCAGCAAAGCATTAAAGGCTTAATCCAGTCTTACCAAACCAATCGAAACAACCGATTGGTGACGCTGGACGTTAAAATCAAACAGCTGGAGAAAACGCTCAACAAGCTAAAGAAGCGCTGTGACCATGTTGCAAAGAAAGGCTGCCCGCAACAGGCGAAACAACTTCGCAACAGACTACGACAGAAGGAAGTGAAACTGCGTCGTTGGCAGCAAAAGCTGTCCGCCTTGGTGGCCGAAAAACAGGAAAACAAAACACCGATTTGTTTTGGTGGTCGAAAGCTGCTGAAAGAGCGTCAAGCGTTAGAAACGGGTTCGGCCATTGAAGGCTGGAAACAACGCTGGCACGAAGCACGACACCGCGAATTTCTATTAGTGGGTTCGCATGATGAATCCTGGGGCTGTCAAAATGCCCAGCTATCGCCCAGTGAGCAAGAAGATGCTTACCAGCTAAAACTCTTGGTGCCCCATCAATTACGCGCCACGTTTGGCACGACCATTCACATTGATCACCTGCAATTCAAGCATGGTAAGGCGGCTATTGCCCAAGCCGTTTGGCAGAATCAGGTTAAAAAACACGATAAATCAATCAAAGGGCAACCCCTGAGTTTTCGATTTAAGCGAGACAAAAAAGGTTGGCGGTTACTCGTTAGCGTGGAAGTGGCAGGCCCAACAGAGCAAGCAGAGTGGATCGATGATGACCAAGGTGTAATCGGTGTAGATGTCAACCCGGATCACTTGGCGGTCGTCGAGCTGGATCGAAACGGTAACCCACTGCAACACCGAACGTTTGACTTACCGTTACACTATAAGAATGATGCTCAACGGGCAGCCATTATTGGGGATGCCGTACGAGACCTGATGGACTTTGCCGCACAGCAAGGTAAAGCGGTGGTGATCGAAAAGCTGGATTTTCAGCAGAAGAAACGGCAATACCAAAAGCAGGATCATTCTCAGTATGCCCGCATGTTGAATGCCTTTGCTTACGGCAAGATCAAGGACTTGATTGAAACGCAAAGCATTAAACGCGGCATACACCTTTATCACGTCAATCCGGCTTATACCTCATTACTGGGGCGGATGAAATACCGCGATCGACACGGTTTTTCAGATCACCATGCCGCCGCGTTAGTGATTGGTCGTCGGTATTATGGCTTTAAAGAAAAGCCGCCAAAACAACTCATTGGTATTAACGCGAAGGGTACCGTTAAGACCGAGCATCCGCCTGTAAGGATGGCGCTCGGGGATTATCAGTATTACAACAAACTCCAGCGTTGGTACCAACCACTCGAAAAATCATTAGATTTTCTGAGTGGCTGGCGTCACTTTCGTCGTGTGAATCGGGTTAGTTACTCCGTCGAGGCTCGCCTTGATGGTAGACCGGGCATGAATCCCGACTTGATTCAGGAAAGCACTCCACTGCTTTCCGCGCACCCTGCGCTGTAG
- a CDS encoding fatty acid desaturase family protein, which translates to MSDTDSTAKRPRITTILSKSEIQRLTQKSDLMGGWAIVSTWGGIALIFALIAWSWQQSLIVAILGTLAGVALLGGRQLALAILTHEACHKTLFNTQWANDVLTDWLCGRPIALDLQKYRAHHFIHHTQTGTPEDSDISLIAGLPTTRASLRRKFTRDLLGITGAKFLLGRILMDAGIQKWTVAADVTWLPQTHRRWYHQLGTFCKNAYPTLLTNLALYFMLAAAGFGELYWAWIAAYLIPYPLFIRIRALAEHAVTEQTPDVFRNTRTTRAGLLARTFIAPFNVNFHIEHHAMASVPYFRLPEFHRILRVRKITPEPPSYRTVLKQVSSA; encoded by the coding sequence ATGTCTGATACCGATTCAACAGCAAAACGCCCTCGCATCACAACCATCCTGTCCAAGTCCGAAATTCAACGGCTTACGCAGAAATCAGATCTGATGGGAGGTTGGGCGATTGTCTCAACCTGGGGGGGTATCGCCCTGATCTTCGCGTTAATCGCGTGGAGTTGGCAACAGTCTCTGATCGTCGCCATTTTAGGTACCTTGGCGGGCGTCGCACTCCTCGGCGGACGCCAATTGGCGCTGGCCATATTGACCCATGAAGCCTGCCATAAAACACTCTTTAACACCCAATGGGCAAATGATGTGCTTACAGACTGGCTATGTGGGCGCCCCATTGCACTGGATCTGCAAAAGTATCGGGCCCACCATTTTATCCATCACACCCAGACCGGCACACCGGAAGATAGCGATATTTCCCTGATTGCCGGGCTGCCAACAACCCGCGCCTCACTGCGCCGCAAATTCACCCGTGATCTACTGGGCATAACCGGCGCCAAGTTTCTGCTCGGCAGAATCCTGATGGATGCCGGTATTCAAAAATGGACGGTAGCGGCGGATGTCACCTGGTTGCCACAAACCCATCGTCGTTGGTATCACCAACTGGGCACGTTTTGCAAAAACGCTTATCCGACCCTGCTGACCAATCTTGCATTGTATTTCATGCTGGCCGCTGCTGGATTTGGTGAATTGTATTGGGCATGGATTGCGGCTTATTTAATCCCCTACCCTCTATTTATTCGCATCCGGGCCCTGGCGGAGCATGCGGTAACAGAACAAACTCCGGATGTATTTCGAAATACCCGAACTACCCGGGCAGGCTTACTGGCCCGGACATTTATCGCGCCGTTCAATGTTAATTTTCATATCGAACATCATGCCATGGCCTCAGTGCCCTACTTTCGTTTACCTGAATTCCACCGAATCCTCAGAGTCAGAAAAATCACACCGGAGCCACCGAGTTATCGCACGGTGCTTAAACAGGTTTCTTCAGCGTAG
- a CDS encoding saccharopine dehydrogenase family protein encodes MDSRNILILGGYGNFGKRIVESLLDFTAVKLIIAGRSLEKASNLCRVCARQDPAALLEPAVLDINDVLFEEQLRKLNPFLIIHTGGPFQGQDYRVPQACINIGCHYIDLADDRRFVCDIGRLNTAAKEKGVLVVTGASFVPGLSATVVDHYVSKFQTLETIDYAIAPGNKAERGEATVRAILSYTGHPFQVFRSNSWALTVN; translated from the coding sequence ATGGATAGCAGGAATATTCTGATCCTGGGGGGATATGGCAACTTTGGCAAGCGCATTGTAGAGAGTCTTCTGGATTTCACTGCTGTTAAATTGATTATTGCAGGGCGCAGTCTGGAGAAAGCATCAAACTTGTGTCGAGTGTGCGCGCGTCAGGATCCAGCGGCATTACTTGAACCCGCCGTGCTGGATATCAATGATGTTCTCTTTGAAGAGCAATTGCGTAAACTCAATCCTTTTCTCATTATCCATACAGGTGGGCCGTTTCAGGGGCAGGATTACCGGGTGCCGCAGGCTTGCATCAATATTGGTTGCCATTATATCGATCTGGCAGATGATCGGCGATTTGTTTGTGATATCGGGCGGCTGAACACTGCAGCAAAGGAAAAAGGTGTATTGGTGGTAACCGGAGCCAGTTTCGTGCCGGGCCTGTCTGCAACCGTTGTCGATCACTACGTTTCAAAGTTCCAGACTCTTGAAACAATCGACTATGCCATCGCACCGGGCAATAAAGCGGAACGTGGTGAAGCCACTGTGCGAGCCATTCTGTCTTATACTGGGCATCCTTTTCAGGTGTTCCGATCCAACTCATGGGCTTTAACAGTTAACTAA
- a CDS encoding NUDIX hydrolase — MNEAQYLANYDRSRYDSPLITVDAALFTFHEGQLKVLMVERSNFPEKGKWALPGGFIDMQQDQCLEDTVIRKLKEKTGVSPPYLEALNTFGNAQRDKRGWSVTVCYSALIAHQNCESHINTVADAQWVGFDQLTRMDLAFDHLDIIHCARERLKQKALYSIVPAYALPEKFTLPELQRLHEVLIGKAIQKKSFRRRIDQAGLVEDTGEKQVDAGRPAALYRMKENSGEYTFIRNLES; from the coding sequence ATGAATGAAGCGCAGTATCTCGCAAACTATGATCGATCCCGTTATGACTCACCACTGATTACAGTGGATGCGGCACTGTTCACCTTCCACGAAGGACAGTTGAAAGTGCTGATGGTGGAACGTTCAAATTTCCCGGAGAAGGGTAAATGGGCTCTGCCCGGCGGTTTTATCGATATGCAGCAGGATCAGTGCCTGGAAGATACGGTCATTCGAAAGCTCAAAGAAAAAACCGGCGTATCCCCCCCCTATCTTGAGGCTCTGAATACCTTTGGCAATGCACAGCGTGACAAACGCGGCTGGTCCGTTACGGTATGCTATAGCGCGCTTATCGCGCACCAGAACTGTGAAAGCCATATCAACACCGTGGCCGACGCACAATGGGTGGGTTTTGATCAGTTAACGCGAATGGATCTGGCTTTCGATCATTTGGACATTATCCACTGCGCACGGGAAAGGCTGAAGCAAAAAGCTCTGTATTCCATCGTCCCCGCCTATGCATTACCGGAAAAATTTACTCTGCCAGAACTTCAACGCCTGCATGAAGTACTGATCGGCAAAGCCATTCAAAAGAAATCCTTCCGGCGTCGTATAGATCAAGCCGGTCTGGTTGAGGATACGGGGGAAAAGCAGGTTGATGCGGGACGCCCGGCAGCTTTGTACCGGATGAAAGAAAACTCTGGGGAATACACCTTCATCAGAAATCTCGAAAGCTAG
- a CDS encoding DUF2269 family protein gives MAEYYLTIKMIHILAAVVVAGTGTGIAFFMFMATKSNNIQAIAVTTKHVVLADWLFTFPAVIVQFVTGMMLVNVLQYSYTAPWLLAVISLFVFIGACWLPVVYLQYRLKAYADQAMAEGALSEGFKKTMRLWTALGIPAFLAILIIFVLMVFKPLAVV, from the coding sequence ATGGCGGAATACTATCTCACGATCAAAATGATCCACATTCTGGCGGCTGTCGTTGTCGCCGGTACGGGAACCGGTATCGCATTCTTTATGTTTATGGCAACTAAATCGAACAACATTCAGGCCATCGCGGTGACTACGAAACATGTTGTCCTGGCCGATTGGTTGTTTACCTTTCCGGCGGTCATTGTCCAGTTTGTGACCGGGATGATGCTGGTTAATGTATTGCAGTATTCGTACACTGCCCCGTGGCTTTTGGCGGTGATCAGTTTGTTCGTGTTTATCGGCGCGTGCTGGTTACCGGTTGTCTACCTCCAGTACCGGTTAAAGGCTTATGCCGATCAGGCGATGGCAGAGGGGGCTTTGAGTGAGGGCTTCAAAAAGACCATGAGACTGTGGACGGCGCTCGGCATTCCGGCATTTTTGGCGATCCTGATAATTTTCGTATTGATGGTTTTCAAACCGCTTGCGGTGGTGTGA
- a CDS encoding MerR family DNA-binding transcriptional regulator yields MAEFLSIGAAAFLLGVAVSTLRRWEKESRFFSDFRPPGGHRR; encoded by the coding sequence ATGGCTGAATTTCTATCGATAGGCGCTGCCGCTTTTCTGCTGGGTGTGGCCGTTTCCACCCTTCGTCGCTGGGAAAAAGAATCGCGATTTTTCTCAGATTTCCGTCCGCCTGGTGGCCATCGTCGTTAA
- a CDS encoding HD domain-containing protein, with translation MLVARWKKLMANMGMKENKATCDALVQAYSEAHRQYHTLVHLESVLSLLDQYQHLAQHTHEIELALWFHDAIYQPKSTSNELESAQWARTFLNQNQINSQSTARIEQLIDATSHTGASGTVDEKLISDIDLAILGRPKTDYEIYTHGVRFEYQLVPISLYREKRKAVLQGFLNRPKIYLTEPLHERFEEQARRNIFDEIRGLE, from the coding sequence ATGCTGGTTGCACGCTGGAAAAAGCTTATGGCCAATATGGGCATGAAAGAGAATAAAGCCACTTGTGATGCACTTGTCCAGGCCTATTCCGAAGCCCATAGACAATACCACACACTGGTACACCTTGAATCAGTATTGAGCCTGTTGGATCAATACCAACACCTTGCTCAGCACACACACGAAATAGAACTGGCGCTGTGGTTTCATGATGCGATCTATCAACCCAAATCCACATCAAATGAACTCGAAAGCGCACAGTGGGCCCGAACCTTCCTCAACCAAAACCAGATCAACTCACAAAGTACCGCACGAATTGAACAACTAATCGACGCCACATCCCACACCGGCGCATCAGGAACCGTTGATGAAAAACTCATTTCAGACATCGACCTCGCCATACTGGGTCGACCTAAAACCGACTACGAAATCTATACTCATGGCGTAAGATTCGAATACCAACTCGTGCCAATTTCACTCTACCGCGAAAAACGCAAAGCCGTGCTTCAGGGATTTTTGAACCGACCGAAAATCTACCTGACAGAACCTTTGCATGAACGGTTTGAAGAGCAGGCTAGACGGAATATTTTTGATGAGATTAGGGGATTAGAATGA
- a CDS encoding DNA ligase, which produces MFPFLIVLTLFISLIYSTLAVSAPDTPRLMLSRLYQVDQHSHFQVQRYWVSEKLDGVRAYWNGRALVTRAGNVIHAPVWFTAPFPAQALDGELWIQRGAFARVSGIVRKHQPDDREWQQVKYMIFDLPDEVTPFTQRLAALTNLIDSVPAPWLKVIPQTQFESRDELDLHLQQTVATGGEGLMLHHENALYQPGRTDSLLKLKINQDAEARVIGYVPGKGKFENQLGALIVQTQDGKTFKIGTGFSHDERKNPPAKGTWVTYQYNGYTKNGLPRFARFIRERDDY; this is translated from the coding sequence ATGTTTCCCTTTCTTATTGTATTAACGCTGTTTATCAGCTTGATTTACTCGACGCTGGCGGTTTCTGCGCCGGATACGCCTCGGTTGATGTTATCGCGACTGTATCAGGTCGACCAGCATTCACATTTTCAGGTTCAACGCTATTGGGTGAGTGAGAAGCTCGACGGGGTTCGAGCGTATTGGAATGGTCGGGCGTTAGTTACCCGTGCTGGTAATGTCATTCACGCCCCGGTCTGGTTTACCGCGCCCTTTCCTGCTCAGGCATTGGATGGGGAACTCTGGATTCAACGGGGTGCCTTTGCCAGGGTGTCCGGGATTGTCCGGAAACATCAACCTGATGACCGGGAATGGCAACAGGTTAAATATATGATTTTCGATCTTCCTGATGAGGTTACGCCCTTTACCCAACGATTGGCAGCACTGACAAACCTGATCGATTCTGTTCCGGCCCCTTGGCTAAAGGTCATCCCACAAACACAGTTTGAATCCCGGGATGAACTGGATCTACATTTGCAACAGACAGTCGCGACAGGAGGTGAAGGCTTGATGTTGCATCATGAAAATGCCCTGTACCAACCCGGCAGGACTGATTCACTGTTGAAATTGAAAATAAATCAGGACGCAGAAGCCCGGGTAATTGGCTATGTTCCCGGAAAGGGTAAGTTTGAAAATCAGCTCGGTGCTTTAATTGTCCAAACACAAGATGGTAAAACCTTCAAAATTGGTACCGGTTTCAGTCATGATGAGCGAAAGAATCCACCGGCAAAAGGAACCTGGGTAACCTATCAGTACAATGGCTACACCAAAAATGGTTTACCCCGATTCGCACGGTTTATCAGAGAGAGGGATGACTATTAA